TCTTAGCCTGACTCCCACAGACTCCCATCACCCAGCGCTCGGCTCTCTCggtggggaggagggcagagaaTGTTTCACTGTCCCCCTGGTCTTCTGTGGCATCCTTTGCCTTGCAGCCACAGCCCAGCTAGCTCAGGTCAAGGGAGTCCGACCCCCACCCCGAAGAACAGGGAAGTTGCTGCCCTTTCCCCCAGTGACAGGAATCCTCCCAAGGGCCCTGGAAGGCAAGGATGCGGCCATCCCTGGAGACGCCAAAGTCAGGGAGCCCCTGGAGGAAGGCGGAGGGAGGGCTTGTGTATCTTGCAGGTCCCAGGCAAAGGAGCTGCTTTCCACTCCCGAGGGGGGTGGGTTGGTGTTGGCGGAAGGAGGCTAGGAGGGTGCAGCGCTACAGACCACAGATGAGGGAGTGGGGATGACGTTAGTGCGCCCGGGACCGGGGCCACTGGGTTCGATGCCCGGGCTGAGGGGCCCCTTGCAGAAGGTGCGGGACAGGGAAGCTCCTGCGCCGGGCTGCCCCGGGTCGCCGCGGGTCAGGAAGGAGTTGCCGGGTCGTGCAAGGTGAAGGAAACCTTAGGGGCGAGCGGCTGGGGAAAGGTTCCCGAGGGCAAGACCTCTCCGACCTTCAGGGCGCTGCGGGGCGACCCCGCTCAGGGTTCAGTCCGAGAACCCGAAGGTTCGTGGCTCCCGGGCATCACTCGCTCCCACTCGCCCTGGCCCGGCCCTCCCCTCCCGCTGACCTCTCACGACGTCCACGGCGAGGGCCACCAGGAGGCAGAGCAAGGGGCCGTAGGGCCCCCGGGGGGCCGCTGCCGCGCGCCCGGCCATCAGCGCGCACATCCTTCCCACAGAAGGCGGGGACCAGGCGGGCGGCTCAGGTGGCCCTGGTCCCACCCGGCATCTCCCGCACCCGCTCCGCGCCAGCCACACCTGGCCCGCTGggtccccgccgccgccgccgccgccgccgcccgccccgCGGCTGCAGTTCCCAGACAATGGAGCGGGAGCAGCGGGGTGGGAGGGAGCGAATCGCAGCACATGGGCTGCCCCCTCCGCCCCGCCGGGTCCTAGTGCCCTACGGATTCCCAACTCCTGCGCGCTCTGGCGACCGAGGTCGGGAAGAGGGCCACGTCCCAGGAAGCAACAGAGGACGGCCGCCTCTGTGTTTCTCCCTCTCGGAAGCTTCTGACCAGGGAAGAAAAAGCCACTTCCTCTGCCTCACCCACCCCCACAAGCAGCTCACCTGTGAAGGCATCTGACACCTGAATTCAGGGACATATGGGATGGGAGCTGCAGGGACAGCAAAAGAGTGAGGGAGTCAAACGGGGCCAGATGCCAACCACCTGAGCCTGCCCTGACACAGCCCTAGGCCACCGCCGTGGAGGAAGGGCTCTAGGTGCGGGCAGCTCTAGTCTCTTGACCAGCTCCACCTGGGGAGCACCCTGCAGAGCCTAGGAAGGGTGAGGGTTGCTCAGCACTCCCGAGGGAAGGCCGGCCTCAAGGGTCCTGACCCAGCGTTGCCTACCAGGCAGTTTGGGGAGAGGCCCACAACAGGAGCCCTGGCTGCACACTCTCATGCCCTGGGCAGCttacaaagaaaaacatgtcTGAGGCCCTCCGCAAAATTGGTCCAGCCTGTGGGCCAACTGGAAACCTTGGCACACGAAAGTCCTCAGGTGGGTGGTGAAGGGGAGGGCAGGCAAGTCTTCTCCAGGctgcccacccacctcagcaCACCGCAGGGAAGGGGTGCCCCCTCCGCCCAGCACGCGCACACATTTCCAGCAGTGCTGGTCATTCCTACGTTTGGAATGGAGGCACACCTTCCTCATTCCTCATGCCCCTGGAGGGAAGGGTACCTGGTACCAGCCTGCCTTTTCAGCTCTCCCCTCTGCCGGCTTCACACTGTCCCCACAGAAGCTGCACTACAGAAATGGGTTTAGCAGTAGAGGAGACATCGAAGCAATCCAGACTTGgagtaaatacattttattcagaacaagataataaaatagcgtgcattttatttaaaaccaaCCAAGCgctgataaaaaatatatatatatcactgcAGCTGTGATTCCACATCAAACCTGAACAGTAAGAATTGGGCATTTCTTCTTCACATCATGTGCCAGGCCTGGCAGAGAAGGATACCCACCTCCACCAGAGCCTCAAAGGAAAAGTGGCCCCTAACCACCAAGATGGGGCACCCTGGTGGAGAGGGGCAGCTGGCAGCTCACCCTGCTCTTCGCAGACCATGCGAAGGGAAAGGAGCTGCCTGTGTTCCTCCCGGGCTGCCGGGGTGGACGCTGGTCAGCAACTCCTTCTTGGTTTCAGGGAGTGGAGCGATGGGGACAGAAGTGCATGCAGTTGTGCAAACAAGGAGGCGggtcctccttcctccttcaggGTCTCTGAAACCCCCATAGGGCATATAATGCCCAGCAAGGTCCCACTTGCAAGCACATGCCTACAAAGCAGCAGCCATCTTTTGTTTTGGCTGATGGGGAATCAAGATTCTGAGAGTGACTGCTCTTCTCTTGACACAAAGCAGCCACAGAGCACTTTCCTACATACAGTATGGCAGCGGGCAAGCAGAGGGCCCTGCTGGCTCGGATTAAGGCACTTGAAACAGACACAAGGTACATCCTcctcccctccagcccccacAGGCCTCAGGGGACCCTGTTTCCCCACCCTTTATCCTTGGGTCCCAttacccctgcccctccccactgcTGGGCAATGAAGAGGACAGCAGCGTGCCTTACAGGACCATGGTTTGGTGGGAGTACAGGGTAGGAGGATGAGGAAAACAAGAAGGGAGCTGGAGATTTGGCCAAGGAGCAACTTCAGAAGGACAGAAGAGCAAGAGCATTAGGAGGAAGCCAAGGCAGCAGCAGAGGGAAGCCAGTTAAGTCATGAGAGACCAATGGCAGTGATGTTTGCTGGTGCAGATGCAGAAGCCAGAGGGAGGCCCCTCCAACCTTCCCTGGTGAGGCAGGCTGGGAGCAGAGAAAGGGTTAAGAGAGCAACTCCAGACAGAGAACCTCAGAAGACAGGGCCGCAAGGACTGGCAGGGGGAATggcctttctctgtttctcttggctggtggggctggggcagggatcAAGGTTCTGAAGGCTGAAACAGGGCAAGAAAAGGGCAGGGGGCTGGCAGGAGGGCTGTGTTGCCCCGAAGCAGCTCAGCTCTTTGGTATGACACTGGAGGTGCGTGGGGCATTCTGCTCACTCCTCCTCCACACTGCGGGCCCCCTTGGCCGCTCGCCTCTGGCGCCAGCGCAGCTCCTCCACCTGGCGCTCCAGCCCTCGCACCTTGGCCTCAAGTTGGGCCCCAGAGGCTCGGGAGCCAGTGAGCCGGCTCAGCAGGGCGTAGAGGATCAGCAAGGCCAGGAGTAGCAAGGCCCGGGTGGAAGGGTCGGGCACCGACCTCACCAGGGCCACAAAGCCGGCCAGGAAGATGACAAGCTTCAGGCCCCACAGGATCCGCCCCAGCAAGGCCAAGACCAAGCCGAGGAGCAGGGACAGCAGCCAGTAGGTGACCAGGGCCCCTGCTCCCCACAGCAGGAAGGTCTGGACTTGGCCAGGGCTGAGCTTCAGGCCCTGGGCGAGGTAATCACCTGGAAGCCAAAAGAGTCAGAGTCAGCCAACCTGGAGAAGTGGTGAGGGGAGAGCGGGGCAAGAGCTAAAAGGGTGAGAGGTGCTAGCCACATTGCAAAGGAATAAGGTGTTCTAGTAGACTCAGAGTGATATGGGTTGGAATCTCAGCTCTGTTTCTTGCTGGCTGTGAGGACTGGAGTAGATTACTTGCTTCTGTTGAGCTGCAGTTTCATTTACTAAATGGGAACAATTCTACTGCCTCCCTGTACTGTGGCTGgcaattaaatgagatactacAGCTCAGCATGATGCCTGATAAGAAGTGAACAACTGGCACATGGGGGTGGAAGTTATTTTTTAGGGGGTCCAGGtgggacagggttttgctctgctgcccaggctggagtgcagtggcgtgattccggctcactgcaacctccacctcttcggttcaagcgatcctcccacctcagctcccaagtagctgggaccacagacacacgccaccatgcttggctaatcttttatagagacgaggtctcattatattgcccaggctggtctcaaacttctggcctcaagtgaccctcctgccttgacctcccaaagtgctgggattacaggcgggagccaccacacccggccatggtAGTTCTTGGCTTGCTCTTTGGCCGTGTCTCTGCAGGATCCTGGGAAGGGTTAAGCAGCTTGGGGAAAAGGCTAGACCCTGACAAAGATGAACTCCCCCAAGTAGGAAAGTACAGGCAAAGCTCTGGCTGACTACCCAGTGCTCCAACACTCACCAGCCAGCCCCAAGGCATTTAGCAGCTGTGCGGAGATCCCAGACAGAGCAAAGAAGGCCACAGAAATGGCTGATGAGATGGCCCACAACACTTGGGACGAAGACTGTGGAAAAAGCATGGAGCGAGATGAGTTCATAATTAACAACAGTCCTCGCCTTCAAACCTGATCACCACTGTCCAGGCAAGGACTGCAGGAATGTCTCAGACCTGTTTCTCACCCAGTGGTGACAGGCCTGGGTCAGAGGGTAGGCGCCTTGGGGCTGGCTAAGGGGTCCCTTCCACACCCACCTTCTAGTGTACAGGGATGGCCAACAGGCCGTCTCTCCTTCCTGAACCGGAAACCAGGGCATCTGGGACATAATTTAACTGCTTTGCTGGGATACTCTGGAGGGAGTAGTAGGTGTACTTGTGTGTGAATGACGGAGACAATTAAATACTTTTAGTAGTCACCCTGTAAAAGTGGAGCCCTGCTAGCCTTCCAGGGAGTCATGAAGGTGTGTGGAGAACATCTGTAAAGGGATAGGATGTTTCAGTGAAAAAGGAGTCTATCAGCTATACTATattatggatttaaaaaatgattgtcTCAGCCCTTCAGTCCAGCCTATCAAAATTATGTGATACCACGCTTGGGATGCCACTAGGTAAAAAAGATAAccctgccttaggctcccaatAAGCCCAACCCACTTCTACAGGTGAAGGAATGGATTCAGGGCTTGATATTTTGCCATTTCGAGATTCTAGGTCAGATTTAGACCAAAGTGAGACTCTACGGTCACCCAGTAACATGGGTTTATAAAGATGGCTCATTTTCCAGCCTTTCTGGCAAGGAAAGGGCAGGAGCCAGGAAAAGATAGGGGTGGAGCTAAAAGGCCCTAGGATAGGAATCAAATAACGAGGAATTCAAAGACAAGTGCTGTGTGGCTTCTTTTTGTGGAATTTGGGGCTCTCTGCACCAGAGAAGATGTGGAACTAAGATGAGTTGGCCATTACCAACCTCTCTTTTACTTTTCCTTAATGTGTGTAGTCACACAGGGACTACCTTCCTTACCTCTGACACCAGGTGCATGGTCTCTGGCCCAATCCAGGCATCCAGTGTCCCCCGCACAGATCGACCTATCTGGGTCAAGAGATCAACTGGGGCCTCTCTCTTCTGCTGGCCCGGTGGTGCAGAGTCTTGATGGGACTGGGCCAATGCTGAGTGGAGGAGGATGAGGGCCACTAGGACCATCAGGATGGCTTTGAACAGATGCTTTCCCCATCGTGAACTGATGCTGGAGGCTGCCATGACTGGGTCTGCCAGGAGAGAAGCACAGCATGAGCTGAGTGCCATGGTAGACGCACTCACCCTCCCAGCTCTCATTATCCCAACATCCTTCTCCGCCCCTACCTCCAGCAAGCACCAAGCTAACCCTGGAAAGAAAGTGCTGTTAGCTGGGAGAGGAAGGACTGGGACTTCCAACTGGAGCTGGGTACAACCATCTGACTCACAGGTTCCTCTTTCACATTCTTTACCACTTGCATGTTAATTAACCAGCAAATATTATTCAACACTTTAGAGTGGGTGAGAAGATCTCTCTCAGGTTTGTGCCAGTTCTAAAAATCTGAAGGCCTGTCCCTGTATCGTAGGTGCTATAGGCATAAAAGAATTATAAGACTCTATAAAGGCTCTGTCCCAAGGAGCTTATAATCTACTTAAGATAAAGCTGGtataaaaaacaacttaaaaatagCACACAAGTAGGATTACTGCCATATAATGGTATAAAGAAAAGTGCTCAGTTATGTGCTCAAACAAGAATAACTGCACATATGTCATCTTCTCTGCAGGACCATCATGTGAGGTGGCTTTTATCCTCCTCATCCCTACAGGTACAGGTGAAAGAAACTGCGACTCAGAAGTTAAGCATTTTCCCATGGTCACTGGGCTACACAGAaaggccaggatttgaacccaagcttCTGCTTCCACCCATCTTCATTAGGAGTCAAGTTATATCATGGGTCTCAACCATGGCTGCTCCCTGGAATCACCTGGAAGCTTCACAAGTACTGATGTCTGTGTCCCAAGCCCAGGGGCTCTGATATCATTGTCTGGGTGTGGCCTAGCCTTAGACCTGCAACAGCTCCCTAGGCAGTTCCCCTGTAtgaagttgagaaccactgatacaGAGTGAtctcacctccccacccccaatggAGGTGCTGTAGTTTGAAGAGCAAAACTCATGTTGAGATTTAAGTGTCCTTGCACCACCTGCAGAGCCTGGGAGCTCCCGGCCCAGCCAAGGATGTTGGATCTCATGATCCTCAGTACTTTTTTGACACCCCATTCCCCTCAGTAAAATAGTTTGACCCCttccccgccaaaaaaaaaaaaaaaagaaatttaggggtgagggatagcattaggagataaacctaatgtaaatgacgagttaatgggtgcagcacaccaacatggcacatgtatacatatgtaacaaacctgcacgttgtgcacatgtaccctagaacttaaagtataatttaaaaaaaaaattatattagacTCTCCatagtttggaaaaaaaattccattttgtaaaataagtaGATTGTACTAGATTCACTTTTCATGTCTAAACATTTTCTGTGATTTTATGAATTCGATTAAATATCAATTGAATTTCCTTTCCAAATAAATGAATtccaacatgaaaaaaaaaaaaaaagaaatttaactgTCATGATGATGGTATTAAAAGggaggacctttaagaggtgattaggttatgagggtttagccctcatgaatggattaatgccgtTTTCTTGGGAGTGGATTAGTTATCCCAGGAATGGAGCTCCTGATAAAAAGGATTACTTTGGTCTGATTTCCTCTCTGTCTCATGTGCTGGGTTCTGCCTTCTGCCATAGGATgacccttgccagatgccagcgCCATGcccttagacttcccagcctctggaactgtgaccCTAATGAATTTCTGCTCATTATAAACTACGCCGTcagtggtattctgttatagcaagcAGAAAAGGGACAAGGACAGTGGGCAAGGGTATAATAAACAACCTTTAAAGAAAGATACTATTAATCAAAAGCTAACATTCAGCTAGGTCTTGCCATGCACCACCTCGCTCATTTAACTGTCACAACAGCCCATCCGCTGGGTGTTgctattttcccccattttactgatgaagtaATTGAGGCAAGTTAAGTAGTAAGTGGGGAAACCAGCATTTGAATCCAGGTACTTCTGACATTGGACCCCTCACACACAACAACTCTGCTGTATTGTCTCCAACTAATTCTCAGAAGTGATTTCGAAAGTCAtacaggctaggcatggtggctcactcctgtaatcccaacactttgggaggccgaagtaggaggactgcttgagcccaggagtttgggagcagcctgggaaacatagggagaccctgtctctacaaaaatataaataaaattcattagtcaggtgtggtggtgcatgcctgtactcccagctatttgggaggctgaggggggaggatcacttcagcccaagaggtcacggctgcagtgagctgtgatcatgccactgtaccctaTCCTGGCCGAGACAgcaagactcttaaaaaaaaaaaagtcacaccaCAGATTATTCATGAGTTAAAATAAACATGGCATCTACCACTCATCTCAGTGAATTACTGGTGAAAATTACCTAACAATTTTGTGCTTTGTGCTCTGGTCTTGTAACACAATGCCACAGACAAGTTAAGATCCAACAAGTGCCAACTCATTGAAGCAGGTAAAGATCAGCCAAGAAAAAAGTATGCAAGTTCAACTTCTATTTGCCACTGTGCTTGAGAAATGTCAGACAGTGCCAGCAAATTCCCTGTTCTCCTCCAGGCTCAGAAATGAACCTGTAGCTCCAGGAGTTTTCATGATTCAGACCTGATGTTCAGAGGCTAAGCCATGCCCCTGAGGTAGGAGCAGTCAGGTTTTTGAAGTTTTTGCAGTTACGCAGGCACTCAGTGAGGTGAACATAAATCCAGAGCTTGAGGATGGacgagagagaagagaaggatgtCCCAGTCTTGCTTAGTGGGAAGGAGGAGTCTAGGAAAGGGTTCTAAAAAATACTACATTTAGGGTACTTTTTGGTCCAGAAACAGCTGCTCTAAGCCCTCTCTTTGGCACAAATCAAGAACCAGATGGTTCCTGCCTGCCAGTGGTCAGAGATGAGGAAAGCACAGGTCTGTTCCTGAGTTATCTAGGTCATAACCATGTTGGGGACTTAAAGAGCAGGGATGCTATCTTGGGTCAGATCCTTTATCCAAGGACCTCCACCAGGAGGGATCAAATGTCGTTTCCTCAGCCCTAGGAGGTCAGGGTGCCATGAGCAGCTCCTCCCACAGCAGCCTGTCTTGTTCTGTGCCAGCCCCAACTTTCCAGTGGCCGTCTGCCCCAGTCAAAGGGAGCTAGGAGACCTTGAAATAAGCCCTCTACAGTGAGGCTGGCATTGTCATGCCAGCTGATGATCTGAAGTGCACCAGAAACCAAATCTAATAGGATTGTGTAGTGTACCCTTTGGAGATAATGAGTGCAGAGATTGGCTGGCTGGTCtgctttttcaaattgttttctttaacagGACTCCTCATTTTTTTCCAGGGGAATCTCAGGCAGTATGAATCACTGCTATTAGGCCTCCTCACTTTGGCCTAATCAAATAGTTTTACTAAAGGCGTGGAAACAGTCTCAGCCTCTGTGAGGAGGAAGCATGTCTTAAAACTTCTTCACCTTCTGCAAGACaaatagtaggcactcaacaGCAACTCATAATAATACAAAGTTTATACatatctatatgtatacatatgttgtAATAATTTTTGTGTGGTGCTTTATAATTCACAAAGTGCTTGTTTTTTCATCACTTCTTTTAACTCTAACAACAATCTTTTAAGATATTATTACCCTCTTCATTTTAGTCAGAAAAGTATGGCTtagagaggttgagtgacttatccaagatcacacagcagagctgggacttgacTCCAGTACCCAGGATCTCCATCTTGCCTTTTTGCTTGTCCCACAGCCACATGCTGCCTTGATAGGACATAGCCCCTGCCCTTATGGAGCTGAAGTTCATCAACAAGCTCAAAGTGAAGGACATCCAGACTCCTCCGAGGGAACACATACAACGAGATCATCTGCCTTCTGGGCTTATAGGCCTTCGTTTTGTACCAAGAGGTATGAGAGGACAGCAAAAGGTGGGGGACAAAACCTGCCACTTCTGTTCGGCAGCTGCAATATGGCCCAGGTGGGTCTGGAGAGCCCAGCCGGGCTGGGGAAACAGCTTTACTTACTGTGTTAGTGAGGGGGCGCCACTGCTTACGTTTAGCTGTGGTTTGCTACAAGGGTAGGATGGGGCATTTCACGCCCCTCCTCCCAATCAaggctccttcctcctcttctctttccttttgttaGTTTCATTTCATGCTATGAATCACCAGGTAGCAGGAGGGGCGGCAAAAAGTGCCCTCTACCGGCTCTGACTGTCCCGCTGCTGCTCATAGCTGCCCCTGAGGAGCGGCGGTTCTCAACTTTGGTTGCCCATCCGAAATGCCTGTGCAGCCTATTAAACGAGGATGTCTGCCCCACCCAGGGCTACTCACTCAGACTCTTCCAGAGAGGGACTCAGCCCTTTGTTTTGCAAAGCTCCCTAGGAATTTCTGATGCATAGCCAGCAGCTCAGGGAAAAGTCTAAGCAAAGCTTCAAAAGTGCAGCAGTGCACAAAGGACCCCAGACTTccgtcccaggctcaagtgtgCCACAGATTAGAAGTCACTACCTTTACACCTGTTACTTAACCTGCCTGAGTTGCAGTCTCCTCAAACGTAAAAGTGAGTGTAAGGAGTTGAGATATTTATTCAGCAAGCGCTTTGTAAACTAAACATCTATAGAAATGTTGCAGCACACGCATTACCACTGATTATATATCGTAGCATAATTTAGCAGTTTATCAACCTGCCTTCCCCATTACACCAAGCGCCTCCCGGTTAGA
The sequence above is a segment of the Theropithecus gelada isolate Dixy chromosome 14, Tgel_1.0, whole genome shotgun sequence genome. Coding sequences within it:
- the TMEM109 gene encoding transmembrane protein 109, which encodes MAASSISSRWGKHLFKAILMVLVALILLHSALAQSHQDSAPPGQQKREAPVDLLTQIGRSVRGTLDAWIGPETMHLVSESSSQVLWAISSAISVAFFALSGISAQLLNALGLAGDYLAQGLKLSPGQVQTFLLWGAGALVTYWLLSLLLGLVLALLGRILWGLKLVIFLAGFVALVRSVPDPSTRALLLLALLILYALLSRLTGSRASGAQLEAKVRGLERQVEELRWRQRRAAKGARSVEEE